From Natrinema amylolyticum, the proteins below share one genomic window:
- a CDS encoding GNAT family N-acetyltransferase has product MDDLEVRVAETDRERDDAFAVRRTVFVEEQGVDEDLEYDDHDETAVHFVAYDDGEPIGAARLREYEAGVGKVERVAVLESRRTEGVGRALMEALERRAIDAGFEALKLHSQTRAAGFYRSLGYDRRGEEFEEASIPHVEMRKSLV; this is encoded by the coding sequence ATGGACGATCTCGAGGTGCGAGTCGCCGAGACCGATCGAGAGCGCGACGACGCGTTCGCGGTCCGACGGACGGTGTTCGTCGAGGAGCAAGGCGTCGACGAGGACTTGGAGTACGACGACCACGACGAGACCGCCGTCCACTTCGTGGCGTACGACGACGGAGAACCGATCGGCGCGGCGCGACTGCGCGAGTACGAGGCGGGCGTTGGAAAGGTCGAACGCGTTGCGGTCCTCGAGTCCCGCCGAACGGAGGGCGTCGGTCGCGCGCTGATGGAAGCGCTCGAGCGGCGGGCAATCGATGCGGGGTTCGAAGCGCTGAAACTTCACTCACAGACGCGGGCCGCCGGCTTCTATCGCAGCCTGGGGTACGACCGCCGCGGCGAGGAGTTCGAGGAGGCCAGTATTCCCCACGTCGAGATGCGGAAGTCACTGGTCTAA
- the icd gene encoding isocitrate dehydrogenase (NADP(+)) gives MSYDKIEVPDEGEQITLKEGTEDELEVPDNPIIPIIYGDGVGSDVGPAAQKVLEAAAEATGRDINWMRLYAGESAREKYDENLPAETVEAIKEHRVAIKGPLTTPVGAGFRSLNVALRKKLDLYANVRPTYYLDGVPSPVSEPEQMDMVTFRENTEDVYAGIEWEEGTDEVQEVKEFVEQDMGFDSTIHDGPVGIGVKPITEFGTKRLVRRAIDYALEHDRDSVTLVHKGNIMKFTEGQFRDWGYEVAEEEYGDEVITEDTLWEERDGEAPEDAVVVNDRIADNMLQQLLTRTDNYDVIATMNLNGDYMSDAAGAQIGGLGIAPGSNFGDGLLLAEPVHGSAPKYEGQDKVNPTAMILSGRMMLDYIGWDDAADLVRDAVEETISSGKVTYDLERNLEDAEKLATSEYADEVVKNIEKLA, from the coding sequence ATGAGCTACGACAAGATCGAGGTCCCTGACGAAGGGGAGCAGATCACGCTGAAAGAGGGTACCGAGGACGAACTCGAGGTGCCTGACAACCCGATTATTCCGATTATCTACGGTGACGGTGTCGGGAGCGACGTCGGTCCCGCCGCACAGAAGGTCCTGGAGGCAGCCGCGGAGGCGACCGGCCGCGACATCAACTGGATGCGTCTCTACGCCGGCGAGTCCGCACGCGAGAAGTACGACGAGAACCTGCCCGCCGAGACCGTCGAGGCGATCAAGGAACACCGCGTCGCGATCAAGGGCCCGCTGACGACCCCCGTCGGCGCCGGTTTCCGTTCGCTGAACGTCGCGCTGCGAAAGAAACTCGACCTCTACGCGAACGTCCGACCGACCTACTATCTCGACGGCGTCCCGTCGCCCGTCTCCGAGCCGGAGCAGATGGACATGGTCACCTTCCGTGAGAACACGGAAGACGTCTACGCCGGCATCGAGTGGGAGGAGGGCACCGACGAGGTCCAGGAGGTCAAGGAGTTCGTCGAACAGGACATGGGCTTCGACAGTACCATCCACGACGGCCCCGTCGGCATCGGCGTCAAGCCGATCACCGAGTTCGGGACGAAGCGACTCGTCCGCCGCGCCATCGACTACGCCTTAGAGCACGACCGCGACTCGGTCACGCTGGTCCACAAGGGCAACATCATGAAGTTCACCGAGGGCCAGTTCCGCGACTGGGGCTACGAGGTCGCCGAAGAGGAGTACGGTGACGAGGTCATCACCGAGGACACCCTCTGGGAGGAGCGAGACGGCGAAGCGCCCGAGGACGCGGTCGTCGTCAACGACCGCATCGCCGACAACATGCTCCAGCAGCTGCTGACCCGAACGGACAACTACGACGTCATCGCGACGATGAACCTCAACGGGGACTACATGTCCGACGCCGCCGGCGCACAGATCGGTGGCCTCGGCATCGCCCCCGGTTCGAACTTCGGCGACGGCCTCCTGCTGGCCGAACCCGTCCACGGCTCCGCGCCCAAGTACGAGGGCCAGGACAAGGTCAACCCGACCGCGATGATCCTCTCGGGCCGCATGATGCTCGACTACATCGGCTGGGACGACGCCGCCGACCTCGTCCGCGACGCCGTCGAGGAGACCATCTCCTCCGGCAAGGTCACCTACGACCTCGAGCGCAACCTCGAGGACGCCGAGAAGCTCGCCACCAGCGAGTACGCCGACGAAGTCGTCAAGAATATCGAGAAACTGGCGTAA
- the map gene encoding type II methionyl aminopeptidase — protein MAESEVDLESEQYEKHREAGEILAQVREETAERVEVGASHLEVAEWAEDRIRELGGQPAFPVNISVDEEAAHATPSIDDETTFGEEMINLDIGVHVDGWLADTAITVDLSGNPELAEASEQALEAAIDIIEPGIGTGEIGAEIEDVIDGYGYNPVVNLTGHGLGHWEQHTTPNIPNRAVSQGTTLEVGDVVAIEPFATDGGGKVSEGASEEIFSLEREGSVRNRQAREALEQITEEFRTLPFATRWLETDRPEMALRRLKRNDIVHGYPVLKEDDGYLVSQKEHTIIITEDGCEVTTER, from the coding sequence ATGGCCGAATCCGAGGTGGACCTCGAGTCCGAGCAGTACGAGAAACACCGCGAAGCGGGGGAGATCCTCGCGCAGGTACGCGAAGAGACCGCCGAGCGCGTCGAGGTCGGTGCGAGCCACCTCGAGGTCGCCGAGTGGGCGGAGGACCGCATCCGGGAACTCGGCGGCCAGCCCGCGTTCCCCGTCAACATCTCCGTCGACGAGGAGGCGGCCCACGCGACGCCGTCGATCGACGACGAGACGACCTTCGGCGAGGAGATGATCAACCTGGACATCGGCGTCCACGTCGACGGCTGGCTGGCCGACACCGCGATCACCGTCGACCTCTCCGGCAACCCCGAGCTGGCCGAAGCCTCCGAACAGGCCCTCGAGGCCGCGATCGATATCATCGAGCCCGGGATCGGCACCGGCGAGATCGGTGCCGAGATCGAGGACGTCATCGACGGCTACGGCTACAACCCCGTCGTCAACCTTACCGGCCACGGGCTGGGTCACTGGGAGCAACACACGACGCCGAACATCCCGAACCGCGCCGTCTCGCAGGGAACGACCCTCGAGGTCGGCGACGTCGTCGCGATCGAGCCGTTCGCGACCGACGGCGGCGGCAAGGTCTCCGAGGGGGCCAGCGAGGAAATCTTCTCACTCGAGCGCGAGGGCTCGGTCCGAAACCGGCAGGCCCGAGAGGCCCTCGAGCAGATCACCGAGGAGTTCCGGACGCTGCCGTTCGCGACGCGGTGGCTCGAGACCGATCGCCCGGAGATGGCGCTGCGCCGCCTCAAACGCAACGACATCGTCCACGGCTATCCGGTGCTCAAGGAAGACGACGGCTATCTCGTCAGTCAGAAAGAGCACACGATCATCATCACCGAGGACGGCTGCGAAGTAACGACCGAACGGTAA
- a CDS encoding HIT family protein — MEQVFAPWRIEWIRRDEGNPDIEECVFCELPDLGDDRENLLVARSEHAFVMLNNYPYNPGHVMVIPHTHTGEYAALAEDVLLDHACLKQRTFDALEDALEPDGFNAGLNLGDGAGGSIDDHLHTHVVPRWEGDTNFMPVLSDTTVIVEALEATYDHVHDAFAEQEGATVPDEDSAVVFE; from the coding sequence ATGGAGCAGGTGTTCGCACCGTGGCGGATCGAGTGGATCAGACGCGACGAAGGAAACCCCGACATCGAGGAGTGCGTCTTCTGTGAACTCCCCGATCTGGGCGACGATCGGGAGAACCTGCTCGTCGCGCGAAGCGAGCACGCGTTCGTCATGTTGAACAACTATCCGTACAACCCGGGACACGTGATGGTTATTCCTCACACTCATACCGGCGAATACGCGGCTCTCGCGGAGGATGTCCTGCTCGATCATGCCTGCTTGAAACAGCGAACGTTTGACGCCCTCGAGGACGCCCTCGAGCCGGACGGTTTCAACGCCGGCTTGAACCTCGGTGACGGGGCCGGCGGCTCGATCGACGACCACCTCCACACGCATGTCGTCCCGCGGTGGGAGGGCGACACCAATTTCATGCCGGTCCTCAGTGATACTACGGTGATCGTCGAGGCACTCGAGGCGACCTACGACCACGTCCACGACGCGTTCGCCGAACAGGAGGGGGCGACGGTCCCCGACGAGGACAGCGCCGTCGTCTTCGAGTAA
- a CDS encoding mechanosensitive ion channel family protein: MSELTRLEELIAAYLSLLDNVATFLLTFALVYAIGRFAVRPLVRAALDYRDTEPTLQQGLERVVAIGVITAAVVVGLSIAGLSFVLDRAAILVAALTVALGFAAQNVVGNFVSGAFIVTDPSFNIGDWIRWDDQEGVIEDISFRSTRVRTFDNEIVTVPNSELTASAVTNAVLNDRLRLRVPVAVSYDDDLDAVARVLTDAAVDHPEILAAPEPTARIAALGDAVEVVALFWIADPDRGTYGRIRSEYAHEIVDRLEREGIDLGAATPQTLEEAIGIGRGPPSRSGDDGIGDGNGG, encoded by the coding sequence GTGTCCGAACTGACCCGTCTCGAGGAACTGATCGCGGCGTATCTCTCCCTGCTCGACAACGTCGCGACCTTCCTGCTCACGTTCGCGCTGGTGTACGCGATCGGTCGGTTCGCCGTCCGGCCGCTCGTCCGCGCCGCGCTGGACTACCGAGATACCGAGCCGACGCTCCAACAGGGGCTCGAGCGCGTGGTGGCCATCGGCGTGATCACGGCCGCCGTCGTGGTCGGACTGTCGATTGCTGGTCTGAGTTTCGTCCTCGACCGGGCGGCGATCCTCGTCGCGGCGCTGACGGTCGCGCTCGGTTTCGCCGCACAGAACGTGGTCGGCAACTTCGTCAGCGGCGCGTTCATCGTCACCGATCCGTCGTTCAACATCGGCGACTGGATCCGGTGGGACGATCAGGAGGGCGTCATCGAGGACATCAGCTTCCGCTCGACGCGAGTCCGGACGTTCGACAACGAGATCGTCACAGTACCGAACTCGGAGCTGACCGCGAGTGCGGTCACCAACGCTGTCCTCAACGATCGGCTCCGGCTGCGGGTTCCGGTCGCGGTCAGCTACGACGACGACCTCGACGCCGTCGCGCGCGTTCTCACCGACGCGGCGGTCGATCATCCCGAGATCCTCGCCGCTCCGGAGCCGACCGCCCGGATCGCCGCGCTCGGCGATGCGGTCGAGGTTGTCGCGCTGTTCTGGATCGCCGACCCCGATCGCGGCACCTACGGCCGCATCCGCTCGGAGTACGCCCACGAGATCGTCGACCGACTCGAGCGCGAGGGGATCGACCTCGGCGCGGCGACGCCGCAGACCCTCGAGGAGGCGATCGGTATCGGCCGGGGTCCGCCGTCGCGGTCGGGAGACGACGGAATCGGCGACGGGAACGGCGGGTGA
- a CDS encoding cupin domain-containing protein encodes MDYEVVQTDDVPMTDLSDVDEIPPDLRIRALDEFFETDAVNVKLWYFEPGEEIQYHAHSEQEELYYVLEGEFSLKLGRSGEEEYVEAGPGTFWIAKPEVGHGHRNVGDEEGVVLAIGAPAVEDPGLDPHGLEEE; translated from the coding sequence ATGGACTACGAAGTGGTTCAGACCGACGACGTACCGATGACCGACCTCTCCGACGTCGACGAGATCCCGCCGGATCTGCGCATCCGCGCGCTCGACGAGTTCTTCGAGACCGACGCGGTGAACGTCAAGCTCTGGTACTTCGAACCCGGCGAGGAGATCCAGTATCACGCGCATTCGGAACAGGAGGAGCTCTACTACGTCCTCGAGGGTGAGTTCTCGCTGAAACTCGGCCGCTCGGGCGAGGAGGAGTACGTCGAGGCCGGTCCGGGAACGTTCTGGATCGCCAAACCGGAGGTCGGGCACGGCCACCGCAACGTCGGCGACGAGGAGGGAGTCGTGCTCGCGATCGGCGCGCCCGCGGTCGAGGATCCGGGACTCGACCCGCACGGTCTCGAGGAAGAGTGA
- a CDS encoding glutathione S-transferase N-terminal domain-containing protein — MLTLYRLEGCPYCEHVVDRLEKLDIDYESVWVEGLHSKRDEVKRVSGQRQVPVVVDESSGVTMAESERILDYLETTYA, encoded by the coding sequence ATGCTCACGCTCTACCGACTGGAGGGCTGTCCGTACTGTGAACACGTCGTAGATCGGCTCGAGAAACTGGATATCGACTACGAGAGCGTCTGGGTCGAGGGGCTCCACTCGAAGCGCGACGAGGTCAAGCGCGTCTCGGGCCAGCGACAGGTGCCCGTCGTCGTCGACGAGTCGTCCGGCGTGACGATGGCCGAGTCCGAGCGGATCCTCGACTACCTCGAGACGACCTACGCTTAA
- a CDS encoding redoxin domain-containing protein, translated as MPPTEGETVTDFEALLCDGETFRSTPLSEALGARGGVVVCTGFAFSAIAQNWWKHFVRAGWDEFEDVPVLGVSRDGPYAQNEFLRWLDRPEFRFFADVNGEVSESLDLLAERSHMANVSTPWRSAFVLDSDREVRYAFVADDWISPLPREEIEAAVENL; from the coding sequence ATGCCACCGACCGAGGGCGAGACCGTGACCGACTTCGAGGCGCTCCTCTGTGACGGCGAGACGTTCCGCTCGACGCCCCTCTCCGAGGCCCTCGGGGCTCGCGGCGGCGTCGTGGTCTGTACCGGCTTCGCGTTCAGCGCCATCGCACAGAACTGGTGGAAACACTTCGTTCGCGCCGGCTGGGACGAGTTCGAGGACGTGCCGGTACTCGGCGTGAGCCGCGACGGCCCCTACGCGCAAAACGAGTTCCTCCGCTGGCTGGATCGGCCGGAATTCCGGTTCTTCGCGGACGTCAACGGCGAGGTCAGCGAATCGCTCGACCTGCTCGCCGAGCGGTCACACATGGCGAACGTCTCCACGCCGTGGCGCTCCGCGTTCGTCCTCGACTCCGACCGCGAGGTCCGGTACGCCTTCGTCGCGGACGACTGGATCTCGCCGCTCCCCCGCGAGGAGATCGAAGCTGCGGTCGAGAACCTCTGA
- a CDS encoding tRNA (N(6)-L-threonylcarbamoyladenosine(37)-C(2))-methylthiotransferase, producing MARYHIETYGCTSNRGESREIERRLRDAGHYRVDTADEADVAILNTCTVVEKTERNMLRRAEELADETADLFITGCMALAQGEEFAQADVDGQVLHWDEVPEAVTNGECPTTTPDAEPILDGVVGILPIARGCMSDCSYCITKQATGKIDSPSIEENVEKARALIHAGAKEIRITGQDTGVYGWDEGERKLHRLLEEICEIEGDFRVRVGMANPKGVHGISEELAAVFAENEELYDFLHAPVQSGSDDVLGDMRRQHQVEEYVEVVETFDDHLDYWTLSTDFIVGFPTETEHDHEQSMALLRETRPEKINVTRFSKRPGTDAAEMKGLGGTIKKERSKEMSKVKREIVREAYADMVGETREDCLVVEEGTADSVKCRDSAYRQIIVQNASDHGIAPGDFVDLEVTANETMYAFGEPV from the coding sequence ATGGCCCGGTATCACATCGAAACCTACGGCTGCACGTCGAATCGCGGGGAGAGCCGCGAGATCGAGCGACGGCTCCGCGACGCGGGCCATTACCGAGTCGACACCGCCGACGAGGCCGACGTCGCCATCCTCAACACCTGTACCGTCGTCGAGAAGACCGAGCGCAACATGCTCCGACGGGCCGAGGAACTGGCCGACGAGACGGCCGATCTCTTCATCACGGGCTGTATGGCGCTAGCCCAGGGCGAAGAGTTCGCGCAGGCCGACGTCGACGGGCAGGTGCTCCACTGGGACGAGGTACCCGAAGCCGTCACCAACGGCGAGTGTCCGACGACGACCCCCGACGCGGAACCCATCCTCGACGGCGTCGTCGGCATCCTCCCGATCGCGCGGGGCTGTATGTCCGACTGCTCGTACTGCATCACCAAGCAGGCGACCGGCAAGATCGACTCTCCGTCGATCGAGGAAAACGTCGAGAAAGCGCGCGCGCTGATCCACGCCGGCGCGAAGGAGATCCGCATCACCGGCCAGGACACCGGCGTCTACGGCTGGGACGAGGGCGAGCGCAAGCTCCACCGGCTGCTCGAGGAGATCTGCGAGATCGAGGGCGATTTCCGGGTCCGCGTCGGGATGGCCAACCCCAAGGGCGTCCACGGCATCAGCGAGGAACTCGCGGCCGTCTTCGCCGAAAACGAGGAGCTGTACGACTTCCTGCACGCGCCAGTCCAGTCGGGCAGCGACGACGTCCTCGGCGATATGCGCCGCCAGCATCAAGTCGAGGAGTACGTCGAGGTCGTCGAGACGTTCGACGACCACCTCGACTACTGGACGCTGTCGACGGACTTCATCGTCGGCTTCCCCACCGAAACGGAGCACGACCACGAACAGTCGATGGCGCTACTGCGCGAGACCCGGCCCGAGAAGATCAATGTCACCCGCTTCTCGAAGCGACCCGGCACGGACGCCGCCGAGATGAAGGGCCTGGGCGGGACGATCAAGAAGGAGCGGTCCAAGGAGATGAGCAAGGTCAAGCGCGAGATCGTCCGCGAGGCCTACGCCGACATGGTCGGCGAGACTCGAGAGGACTGTCTCGTCGTCGAGGAGGGGACCGCCGACTCCGTGAAGTGTCGCGACTCGGCCTACCGACAGATCATCGTCCAGAACGCGAGCGACCACGGCATCGCGCCCGGCGACTTCGTCGACCTCGAGGTGACGGCCAACGAGACGATGTACGCCTTCGGCGAGCCGGTCTGA
- a CDS encoding DUF7312 domain-containing protein, which produces MADDPLGNDDTTDDRRSDPSGTEPDAGTRDGPNGVESSDEWGAADRPTIDGDTDGDRDDDRDRIPLDLSDSSDDASASDDDEADDYAPEASSTPIEPGDPTLENALFVVLGVIAMVLVLVRLLTVTV; this is translated from the coding sequence ATGGCAGACGATCCCCTCGGGAACGACGACACCACTGACGACCGACGGAGCGATCCCTCGGGGACGGAGCCGGATGCCGGAACGAGAGACGGACCGAACGGCGTCGAGTCGAGCGACGAGTGGGGCGCGGCCGATCGACCGACGATCGACGGCGACACGGACGGCGATCGCGACGACGACCGGGACCGAATCCCGCTCGATCTCTCCGACTCGAGCGACGACGCGTCAGCGAGCGATGATGACGAGGCGGACGACTACGCGCCCGAAGCCAGTTCGACGCCGATCGAGCCCGGCGATCCGACCCTCGAGAACGCGCTGTTCGTCGTTCTGGGTGTGATCGCCATGGTGCTCGTCCTCGTACGACTGCTCACGGTCACCGTCTGA
- the pyk gene encoding pyruvate kinase, with protein MRNAKIVCTLGPASNDRETIRELAAAGMSVARLNASHGSHEDRADVIDRVREVDEERTEPVAVMLDMQGPEIRTAPLPEGETVSLETGSEIRFVEGEEATPETVGLSLSIDAVEPGDRILLADGLIETTVLEHDGDAVRARVDTGGELGGRKGVNVPGVELELDIVTEKDRRDLELAAEKEVDFVAASFVRDAEDVYEVGEVLEEEGADIPIIAKIERAGAVENLDEIIDAAYGVMVARGDLGVECPMEDVPMIQKRIIRKCREAGRPVITATEMLDSMVHARRPTRAEASDVANAVLDGTDGVMLSAETAVGDHPVEVVDAMDRIVREVEGSDEYAELLEQRVPASGEARTDALARSARFLARDIGADAVVAATESGYTALKTAKYRPGVPVVASTPSQTVRRQLALTWGVTPLYAPVSDQGADAVVEKAVQAALDAGVAQSGDTVVVLCGMMTDLEGANTTNMLKVHVAADALTTGQVVVEGRATGPVVRVSDGDLSDVPDGAILALPADFDEEFTGDTSRIAGIVNAERGMTGYPALVARELGIPMISDADVADLADGDVVTLDAERGVVYGGEISDRTERL; from the coding sequence ATGAGAAACGCGAAAATCGTCTGTACGCTGGGGCCGGCCTCGAACGACCGGGAGACGATCCGGGAACTCGCCGCGGCCGGGATGTCCGTCGCGCGGCTGAACGCGAGCCACGGCAGCCACGAGGACCGCGCGGACGTCATCGACCGCGTCCGCGAAGTCGACGAGGAGCGAACGGAGCCCGTCGCCGTCATGCTCGACATGCAGGGCCCGGAGATCCGGACCGCGCCGCTGCCCGAGGGCGAGACGGTGTCCCTCGAGACCGGCTCCGAGATCCGGTTCGTCGAGGGCGAAGAGGCGACTCCGGAGACGGTCGGCCTCTCGCTGTCGATCGACGCCGTCGAGCCGGGGGATCGCATCCTGCTCGCCGACGGGTTGATCGAGACGACCGTTCTCGAGCACGACGGCGATGCGGTTCGAGCGCGAGTCGACACCGGCGGCGAACTGGGCGGTCGCAAGGGGGTCAACGTCCCCGGCGTCGAGCTCGAACTCGACATCGTCACCGAAAAGGATCGGAGGGACCTCGAGTTGGCCGCCGAGAAGGAGGTCGACTTCGTCGCGGCGAGTTTCGTTCGGGACGCCGAGGACGTCTACGAGGTCGGCGAGGTCTTAGAGGAGGAGGGAGCGGACATCCCGATCATCGCGAAGATCGAACGCGCCGGCGCGGTCGAGAACTTGGACGAGATCATCGACGCCGCCTACGGCGTGATGGTCGCGCGCGGTGACCTCGGCGTCGAGTGTCCGATGGAGGACGTCCCGATGATTCAGAAGCGAATCATCCGGAAGTGTCGCGAGGCCGGCCGGCCGGTCATCACGGCGACGGAGATGCTCGATTCGATGGTCCACGCCCGCCGGCCCACGCGTGCGGAGGCCTCCGACGTGGCGAACGCCGTCCTCGACGGCACCGACGGGGTCATGCTGTCGGCCGAGACGGCGGTCGGGGACCACCCCGTCGAGGTCGTCGACGCCATGGACAGAATCGTCCGAGAGGTCGAAGGCTCCGACGAATACGCCGAGTTGCTCGAGCAGCGGGTCCCGGCGTCGGGCGAGGCGCGGACGGACGCGCTGGCGCGCTCGGCGCGGTTCCTGGCGCGGGACATCGGTGCGGACGCGGTCGTCGCCGCGACGGAGTCCGGCTACACCGCGTTGAAGACGGCGAAGTACCGGCCGGGCGTCCCGGTCGTCGCCTCGACACCGAGTCAGACCGTGCGCCGCCAGCTCGCGCTGACCTGGGGCGTGACGCCGCTGTACGCGCCCGTCTCTGATCAGGGTGCCGACGCCGTCGTCGAGAAGGCCGTGCAGGCGGCACTGGACGCCGGCGTCGCCCAGAGCGGGGATACCGTCGTCGTCCTCTGTGGCATGATGACCGATCTCGAGGGGGCGAACACCACGAACATGCTGAAGGTCCACGTCGCCGCGGACGCGCTGACGACCGGTCAGGTCGTCGTCGAGGGGCGGGCGACCGGCCCCGTCGTCCGCGTCTCGGACGGCGACCTCTCGGACGTTCCCGACGGCGCGATCCTCGCGCTCCCCGCCGATTTCGACGAGGAGTTCACCGGCGATACGAGTCGGATCGCCGGCATCGTCAACGCCGAGCGAGGGATGACCGGCTATCCGGCCCTCGTCGCGCGCGAACTCGGGATTCCGATGATCAGCGACGCGGACGTCGCGGACCTCGCTGACGGCGACGTCGTCACCCTCGACGCCGAGCGCGGTGTCGTCTACGGCGGCGAGATCAGCGATCGAACCGAGCGGCTCTGA
- a CDS encoding GYD domain-containing protein has translation MPTYATLVDLTDRDVQNAQELATIWGEIRTEFEEHGAELHDSYAALGEHDFLIVFETDDNEGAFKSALTLHRHGLEGKTMEIVDTDDFSNVVDEI, from the coding sequence ATGCCGACCTACGCGACGCTCGTCGACCTCACCGATCGCGACGTCCAGAACGCTCAGGAACTCGCGACGATCTGGGGCGAAATCCGGACGGAGTTCGAGGAACACGGCGCTGAACTCCACGACTCCTACGCCGCCCTCGGCGAGCACGACTTCCTCATCGTGTTCGAGACCGACGACAACGAGGGGGCGTTCAAGTCGGCGCTGACGCTCCACCGACACGGTCTCGAGGGAAAGACGATGGAGATCGTCGACACGGACGACTTCTCGAACGTCGTCGACGAGATCTGA
- a CDS encoding potassium channel family protein yields the protein MRTAFVSALTDRPILRRALAPIGSFVGVVVAGVLGFSILGGVELVEATFWLVDLTSIELHFAEHDGPERATKAYAVLVRVGLVLSGLWIGETVLSAAFGGQIRTEVTRATMKRRLTETENHVIVCGYGMFGRTIANRLEDDGRTVVVVENDEDTAQRVREDGHLLVEGDARREDVLRDAGVDRASKLVAGIDDSNVNIQIAIVSGTVDSAPEIIVRVGEEIYESVAREIGADEVVIPEVVSGEQVIGLLESPTN from the coding sequence GTGCGGACCGCGTTCGTTTCCGCCCTCACTGATCGGCCGATCTTACGACGAGCGCTGGCACCGATCGGAAGCTTCGTCGGGGTCGTGGTCGCCGGCGTCCTCGGGTTCTCGATCCTCGGCGGGGTCGAACTCGTGGAAGCGACGTTCTGGCTGGTCGATCTGACGAGCATCGAACTCCACTTCGCCGAACACGACGGACCGGAACGGGCAACGAAAGCGTACGCGGTTCTGGTGCGGGTCGGACTCGTCCTGTCGGGACTGTGGATCGGTGAAACGGTCCTCTCTGCGGCGTTCGGGGGCCAGATACGAACGGAAGTAACCAGAGCAACGATGAAACGACGACTCACCGAGACCGAAAATCACGTTATCGTCTGCGGCTACGGGATGTTCGGACGCACGATCGCGAACCGCCTCGAGGACGACGGGCGAACTGTCGTCGTCGTCGAGAACGACGAGGACACCGCCCAGCGAGTGCGAGAGGACGGGCACCTGCTCGTCGAAGGCGACGCCAGACGGGAGGACGTATTGCGAGACGCCGGCGTCGACCGCGCGTCGAAACTCGTTGCGGGCATCGACGACTCCAACGTCAACATCCAGATCGCGATCGTCAGTGGGACCGTCGACTCCGCGCCCGAAATCATCGTTCGCGTCGGCGAGGAGATATACGAGTCGGTCGCGAGGGAGATCGGTGCCGACGAGGTCGTCATCCCCGAAGTCGTCAGCGGTGAGCAGGTCATCGGGCTACTCGAGTCGCCGACGAACTGA